In Abditibacteriaceae bacterium, one DNA window encodes the following:
- a CDS encoding CRTAC1 family protein, translating to MMHKTAFQKRMPHLLACAFLACMLAIPLVIQRRANGPQKSAQTETKASLSNHGFLLEEVAARSGLAFTHEAPTLDAKLAPIMPQVASMGAAVATGDFDRDGWDDLYVCNSGEDSQNRLFRNLRNGKFEDVAGTMGVANINSRETGVSMGAVWGDCDNDGFEDLLIYKWGEAELWLNKKGKRFVRAQNAGLPRWMNANSAVWLDFDRDGRLDLFLGGYYSEKLNLWKLATTRIMPESFEYAQNGGRKYLLRNMGGARFEDVTEKMGLNSRRWALAASAADINGTGYPDLFIANDYGVAELWQNQGGKKFRDIGRQSGVGAAPKSGMNVAWGDVFNTGELSAYVTNISEEGVLLQGNNLWVPRGKAKDGTPRYINMARESGVELGGWSFGAQFGDLNNDGHLDLYLTNGYISASNESYWYDYSKVAGGNTQIIGDAANWPPMKGRSLSGFQAKRVWLSDGAGRFNDVAQSVGATDRFDGRAVALGDFSNRGALDVVVANQRGPLLFYRNTVKPENGWIEFDLRGTKSNASAIGAQVTLFWNGKRQKQEVSGGSGFCSQNSRRLHFGIGSDARIERVEVRWPAGMVQTIVAPRVNQIHVIKEP from the coding sequence ATGATGCATAAAACAGCTTTTCAAAAACGGATGCCGCATCTTTTGGCCTGCGCGTTTCTCGCGTGCATGCTGGCGATTCCTTTGGTCATACAACGTCGCGCGAACGGGCCGCAAAAGAGCGCGCAAACCGAGACCAAGGCATCGTTGTCGAACCACGGCTTTTTATTGGAGGAAGTGGCGGCACGTTCGGGACTTGCGTTCACGCACGAAGCGCCTACGCTTGATGCGAAGCTAGCGCCGATTATGCCTCAAGTAGCTTCGATGGGCGCTGCGGTTGCGACGGGCGATTTCGACCGCGATGGATGGGACGATCTTTATGTGTGCAATTCGGGCGAAGATTCGCAGAACCGCTTGTTTCGCAATCTTCGTAACGGCAAGTTTGAAGATGTGGCCGGGACGATGGGCGTGGCGAACATCAACTCGCGCGAAACGGGCGTTTCGATGGGTGCGGTGTGGGGCGACTGCGATAACGACGGTTTTGAAGATTTGCTCATCTACAAATGGGGCGAAGCAGAGCTTTGGCTCAACAAAAAAGGTAAGCGTTTTGTGCGCGCGCAAAACGCCGGCCTGCCACGCTGGATGAACGCCAATTCCGCCGTATGGCTCGACTTCGACCGCGACGGCAGGCTCGATCTATTCCTCGGTGGCTACTATTCGGAAAAGTTGAACTTGTGGAAGCTAGCTACGACGCGCATCATGCCGGAATCATTTGAATACGCGCAAAACGGCGGGCGCAAGTACCTGCTTCGCAACATGGGTGGCGCCCGCTTTGAAGATGTCACAGAAAAAATGGGGCTGAATTCGCGGCGTTGGGCGCTTGCCGCCAGCGCCGCCGACATTAACGGCACTGGTTATCCCGATTTGTTTATCGCCAACGATTATGGCGTTGCGGAATTGTGGCAAAACCAGGGTGGTAAAAAGTTCCGCGACATCGGACGGCAAAGTGGTGTTGGCGCCGCGCCCAAAAGCGGCATGAACGTCGCGTGGGGCGATGTTTTCAACACGGGAGAGCTGAGCGCCTATGTCACCAACATTTCTGAAGAAGGCGTTTTGCTGCAAGGCAATAATTTGTGGGTGCCGCGCGGCAAAGCCAAGGACGGCACGCCGCGCTACATCAACATGGCGCGCGAAAGTGGTGTGGAACTTGGCGGCTGGAGCTTCGGCGCGCAGTTCGGCGACTTGAACAACGACGGCCACCTCGATTTATACCTGACCAACGGTTATATTTCCGCCTCGAATGAAAGCTACTGGTACGACTACTCCAAAGTCGCGGGCGGCAATACGCAGATCATCGGCGATGCCGCGAACTGGCCGCCCATGAAAGGCCGCAGTTTGTCGGGCTTTCAAGCCAAGCGCGTCTGGCTTTCCGATGGCGCAGGCCGATTCAACGATGTCGCACAAAGCGTGGGCGCGACCGACCGCTTCGATGGGCGCGCTGTCGCGCTCGGCGACTTCAGTAATCGCGGTGCACTGGACGTGGTTGTCGCCAACCAGCGCGGGCCGCTCTTGTTTTATCGCAACACGGTGAAGCCGGAAAATGGTTGGATCGAATTCGACTTGCGCGGCACTAAAAGCAACGCGTCAGCGATTGGTGCCCAGGTCACCCTCTTCTGGAATGGAAAGCGACAAAAGCAGGAAGTTTCGGGCGGTTCGGGGTTTTGTTCGCAAAACTCGCGGCGCCTGCATTTCGGGATAGGGTCAGACGCACGCATCGAACGCGTCGAGGTGCGCTGGCCCGCGGGCATGGTGCAAACTATAGTCGCGCCTAGAGTGAACCAAATTCATGTCATAAAAGAGCCATAA